The window TATTTCGGCAAGGCCGTGAGCTTGCAGAAGTCGGCGCGGCGCAGCTAAGCAAAGCTCCGTAAGCGCACTGCAAGCCTGGGTCGTTAAGGTTCGGCATCGTTTCGCCAACTGGCCCCACATCTCCTGATGCGTCCAACGCCTTCGTCATCACCGTTCGACCGCCTGATCGAAGACCTTGCCGAAGGGCCCGATTCCTTTGAGGATTTGCCGCGGGCCGCGCATCCCTTTTCGATCGACAGCTTGGAGGCAGCCTGGGGAGCCGCCGCGACGGCTCGCTCGATTCCGCAGTCAGCCGCCGCAATGATCCCGCCCGGACACACCTATTCTTACGACGGGGAGACAGCACCGGAGGTCTCTCTCGATCCTAACAAAATCTTACACGACCTCGGACTGATCGAAGGCGTTACCACCGAAGCCGACGTGGCGCTCGTGAAGCGGGCGTTTGCGTTGCGCAACCATCCTGATCGAATGCCACCGGACCTCCGCGAGGCGGCTACTCAGCGGATGATGATCGCCAATGCCCTCATCGATCAATACGTCGCGAAACTTAGAAAATCGGGGGCTTAGCCCCCGAGACTTCCAACTTTGATAAAATGCAATCAGTCGTATTGGCGATGTTGCGATAAATATCGCGTACAGTCTCCCCTAAGCCGGACCGGCACGGAATAGGGACGAGACGTTTTATGAGTGTGCGTAACATCGATATCGAGACTTTGCGGGCTCGCATGACCGGCATCGGCGAGCAACTGACCGGCGACTGGTCTTCGCAGCTTGAGCAGCACCTGCATCTGGATCGAGACACAGCGGAATGCGCGTATTGGCATTCCGGCTATCATCAGGCGCTGGCGGACATATTCCGCATTATGGACGGCCGCCAATCGGCCCTCGACACTTCGGACACGTCCAATTTGTGCCGGGCGGCCGGCTAGGGTGCAGGAAGTTTCCACCGGGCACGAATTGGTGAAACATTTCGCATTCCTTTTCGAACGCCTGACTTTGGTGCTCGAAATGCCGGAACTTGAATTGCGGCGCGGTGCCGATGTGCGCCTTGAGCTTTGACTTCAGATCGTCTCCGGCACTGCCGACGAACGTAATCGCGAAGCGGCCACGGTTATCGATAAAGCCAAGCGCATACGCTCCTGGACAATGATCGACGATTTCTTCCTCGATCGAATCCGAAACAAGGGGAAATGGGCCGCGTAAGCCCGTCCCGCCCAGCTGCTGTTGCTGCGCCATCGTCACGACCTAGATGTAAATCCCGCTGGTTTGCCGTGCATCGCTTTCGTTTCGTCCGCTGTTGGAACGCTCACCGGATGAGCGCTGCTGCGATTGATCCGACGGCGCGCCCTCCCGCCGTTGCTGGTCTGACGCTTGCTGCCCCAGAAACCCAGTGCGAGCCTGTCCGCCGTCTTGCGGATTTGTACCGCTGTTGAAGTTTGCTGAGCTGCTCGTACTTGCTTCGGAAATCTTCAAGCTTGAAACGTCATAGCCTGACTCGCGCAGGCTTTGCTCCAAGCCTTTTCGGTCGTCATGCAACAATTTTGCCGTCGATGCTTTCGAAGCAGCCGCGTCGATCTCGAGCGCGTTTTCACGCAGCGACATGCGAACCTTCACTGTGCCGAGATCGGGGGGAGATAACGTGATGTCGATTGCGCGGAGAACCTGACCTGCCATCGTTGGCCGCTCCGGCATCGTATGAAATGGGCTTGTTTGAGTTGGCGCGCCATCGCGCGGGCCTCCGGTCAGCGCGTTGAGAATGCCGTTCTTAAGTTGCTGAGTTGCGGCCGGAACGCCTGCGGATTGGGTTGGCATGTCAGTTGCGACGCGCTCAGTCTTGCCTGCCGCGCCGAGTGCTGACGGACGGCGATCGCTACCCGTTTGCTCGCGCGACTTTCCATTGTCGCGCTGGCTATCGAATGTCTGACGCTTAGGCGCGTCGCTCGTGGCGGCCGCTTGGCCGATGGTCTGCGCGGCGGACTTGTCGCTTTGGTTTGACGCCTTCTGCAAGAGATCCTGAGCTTTCGCTGAAAGCACCTCTTGTGGAGCAATCTTCCCGGTGGCGGTGCGTTCGCCGTTCGCGGCGGCCGTGCCTGCTTCAGCAATCTTTCGCTCGGAGAACAACCAATGCGTTTCGCGGGCGTCGACTCTGACGGTTGTCGTCAACGTTTCCTCTGGCAACTCATCCGTTGGCATATCCAGATGATTGGCTACACGCTTTTCCGCCAAGTCCGGCAAGCCGGTTTTCAATCCTTCCGAGCGGCGCGTATTTCCATGATCTTTGCCTTCAGCGGCCGAGACTTCGCCAGCCTCACCGTCCGACAACCGCGCAAGCGC is drawn from Hyphomicrobium methylovorum and contains these coding sequences:
- a CDS encoding J domain-containing protein; amino-acid sequence: MRPTPSSSPFDRLIEDLAEGPDSFEDLPRAAHPFSIDSLEAAWGAAATARSIPQSAAAMIPPGHTYSYDGETAPEVSLDPNKILHDLGLIEGVTTEADVALVKRAFALRNHPDRMPPDLREAATQRMMIANALIDQYVAKLRKSGA
- a CDS encoding flagellar hook-length control protein FliK is translated as MTHAIGASQPGPVMADKAAHSSTSSALRRGQHANAVNREAKADDEKSSLKDGDARRSRAGEAPKTSATEISDVLASRESRTPTKSDAADDDFAATIDGLEGKPETPAEVRTEPAKGTESTVWNANAAFAQIALARLSDGEAGEVSAAEGKDHGNTRRSEGLKTGLPDLAEKRVANHLDMPTDELPEETLTTTVRVDARETHWLFSERKIAEAGTAAANGERTATGKIAPQEVLSAKAQDLLQKASNQSDKSAAQTIGQAAATSDAPKRQTFDSQRDNGKSREQTGSDRRPSALGAAGKTERVATDMPTQSAGVPAATQQLKNGILNALTGGPRDGAPTQTSPFHTMPERPTMAGQVLRAIDITLSPPDLGTVKVRMSLRENALEIDAAASKASTAKLLHDDRKGLEQSLRESGYDVSSLKISEASTSSSANFNSGTNPQDGGQARTGFLGQQASDQQRREGAPSDQSQQRSSGERSNSGRNESDARQTSGIYI